The Usitatibacter rugosus genome segment CTTGTTCGCGCCGTCGTAGTTGCAGGTAATGGTGCCGGCGCCGATGTTCACGTCGCGGCCCACGGTGCTGTCGCCCACGTACGCGAGGTGATTCGCTTTCGAGCCCCGGCCGATCGTGCTCGCCTTCACCTCGACGAAGTTGCCGACGTGCGCCTCGTCGCCGATCGTGCTGTCGGGACGAATGCGGGCATAGGGGCCGATGCGGGCGTTGGCGCCGATCTTCGCCTGGTCGACCATCGTGAAGGGCAGGAGCTGCGTGCCCGCTCCGATCTCGGATTCGCGCACGATGCAGTGGGCGCCGATCTTCACGCCGTCGCCGAGCACGACGCGGCCTTCGAAGATGCAGTTCACGTCGATGGAAACGTCGCGCCCGCACGTGAGCTCGCCACGCACGTCGAGGCGCGCGGGATCCGCGAGCGTGACACCTGCGTCGAGTAGCTGCCGGGCCTGGGTCATCTGGTAGTGGCGCTCGAGCGCCGCGAGCTCCGCCTTGCTGTTCACGCCCACGCACTCTTGCGGCGACGAGGGGTGGCGCACGTCGATCGGCGTTCCATCGGCCACAGCGGCCGCGACGACGTCGGTCAGATAGTACTCCGCCTGAGCGTTGTCATTCCGCAGGCCCGCGAGCCACGCATCGAGCTTCGCGCGCGGCATCGCCATGATGCCGGTGTTGATCTCGCGAATCGTCCGCTCGGCCTCGGTGGCGTCCTTCTCCTCGACGATCTTCACCACGCGGCCCCCGTTCCTCACGATGCGGCCGTAGCCTTTCGGTTCGGCCAACTCCTGCGTGAGCAGGGCGAGGTGCCCCTGGTCCGCGGCGTCGACCAGCGAGCGCAGCGTGCCCGAGGC includes the following:
- the glmU gene encoding bifunctional UDP-N-acetylglucosamine diphosphorylase/glucosamine-1-phosphate N-acetyltransferase GlmU, which gives rise to MRSDLPKVLHPIGGKPLLHHVVATAKRLSPSRLAVVIGHGGESVAGAMNDTAITYATQSEQKGTGHAVMQALPALDAGGTVLILYGDVPLIASGTLRSLVDAADQGHLALLTQELAEPKGYGRIVRNGGRVVKIVEEKDATEAERTIREINTGIMAMPRAKLDAWLAGLRNDNAQAEYYLTDVVAAAVADGTPIDVRHPSSPQECVGVNSKAELAALERHYQMTQARQLLDAGVTLADPARLDVRGELTCGRDVSIDVNCIFEGRVVLGDGVKIGAHCIVRESEIGAGTQLLPFTMVDQAKIGANARIGPYARIRPDSTIGDEAHVGNFVEVKASTIGRGSKANHLAYVGDSTVGRDVNIGAGTITCNYDGANKHRTVIEDGVHIGSDVQLVAPVTVGKGATIGAGATITKDVPPGGLTVTQKTQVTRPEWKRPQKG